From the genome of Nocardia mangyaensis:
CGCTGCCGGTATCGGTTCCCGCCGCCGTGATGAACGCGTATTGCGTGTTGGTCGCGACCCGGCGAATCACGTCGGCATCGGCCTGTCCGATGCCGAAGGCCAAGATGTTCGGGCGCGCCGCGAAACTCATCAATTGCGTGTGTGCCGACTCCCAGCCGTCGCCGGGATTGGGCGCACCGTCGGTCAGGAAGAAGACCGCGGGGCGATTCACCAGATACCCCTCGGACTTCAACGCCTTGATGTCGCTCGGAATTCGCTTGCTGAGTTCCGCGAACGCCGCCGCGAACGACGTCGAACCGCGGGCGCGCAGTTGCGGCACATCATCGACTCGCCGCAGATCGCTCGGCTCCAGATAGCAGATTGCGTCGTCGGAGAATCCGATGACACAGAACCGGACCTTCGCGGCGGCCATCGATTCACCCTGAAGGGTGTCGAACAAGGTGACCAGCCCCGTGTTGAGGTCTGCCACGTCGTTCACCATCGAATACGATTCGTCCGCAACGAAATAGACCGGCAGTACGGTTGCCTTCGGTTCGTTCATCCAGCTCACACTCCATCGTTCCCATTTCGCCCGAGCACATCGAACGCTACAGTCCAACAACGGCTTTCACTGTCATTCAATCGACTGACAGCGGACGAGAACTACAGGTCATCGATGCCGATGAGAGCGTCTTGCAGAGCGCGGACGACAAGCGCGGCCTTGGTCGGCGCGGGTCTCCCGACCGCCGCGTACTTGTCTCTGATCCGGGCCAGATGCGTATTGACCGTACCCGGCGAGATATACAGACGCTGGCCGACTTCCACCTTCGAATCCGAGGCCAGCCAAGCCAGCAGTACCTCGATCTCGCGACTGCTCAGCGCCGGCCGCCCAGGTACCACACTCGGGGTGGTTCGCAGCTCGTCCTCGTGATCGAACGTGATGCTCATGCACAGATTCCTTCGGGAAGAAAAACTCACGTCTATTTCCACCGTCCGAGCAGGTCTCGGATACATCTTCGCGCCAGGATGAAGGTGGCCGCGAGCAGTAGCAGACTGGTCGCCGAACGAAACTGGTCGCCGCCGTCGCCGGGCACCGAGGTGTAAACAGCCTGGGCGTACCAGAAGAATACGATGTCGACCAGGATCAAGGCTGCCAGTACGTACCACAAGCGCACCCGACGAACCGCCTGCTGCTGGACGATGTTGACGGTCTGGTATCCGTTCTGATTGGAAACAACCGTGCCACCGCGCTTCGCGATGTTCAGTTGATTCTGCCCCAAGACATTTCTGTTCGACCAAGGGAAGAGGCGCACGTCAGCTCCCATGTGGATTGTTCAACGTGACATTCTGGGTTCCGTTCTGGTTCGCGACCACGATTCCGCGGCCGGTCGGAGAATTGTGCTGCGTCGCCGTCGGCTGCGGGGCCGGCGACGAACCCGGCGTCGCAGCGCCGGGCGCGAGCCGCCGGATGAGCCCATCGATGTCGTTTTCGAGCGTTTGGTGCCGGATGCACCAGCCCTGCGACAGCGCCAGGCCTCGGATGTCATCCGGAAGGCTGTCCGGAACTGGTAGCAGCGTGTCGTCCAGGAGCACCGGGACGACCGGAATGCCGCGGTCGAACGCGATACGCAGTTCCATGCGCACCCAGTCACGCTCGTTGTCGATGCACCGTACCCCTCGTTTGTCACGGGCATCGAGCCAATGTCGGCCGATCACCGACACCACAACGTCGCTCTCGTCGAGCGCGGCGCGGATGCGGCGGGCGTACAGCGCACCCAGCGCCAGCGAGTCCTGATCACGAAAGACATGCACCCGCCCGAAATGGCGGGCCATCTGTTTCGAGATCTGACCTACGGCATATACGCTGTCAATGGTCCGATAGTTCAGGAATATTTTCATCTAACGGGCAACTCCTCGGGATGGCATATTTCCGTACGGAAATAATTCCGCACACGACCGAGCCTCGATCCGCCGATCGAAACTAAACAGGCGACCAGTTCGATACCCTCTCCCGAAGTTGGTCCGCTCCCGGCCCATTCTGCACCCGTTGCCAGAATTTTGCCGACCGAACATGAGTACCGACTTCACCACCATCCATTCAATTGCATCCCTACTGGTCCGTATATTGATTCGCATGCCGAACGAAACTATTTGCACTTCTGCGCACTGAATCCGGAGACAGAATCGGCGGATTTCTGGGGTGTTGCGGATCCAGGGTCGCTTACCGCCGAAGCCCGCTTTCAGCATCCGGCAGTCGGTGGTCGCTCGGAACCAGTTGTCCGTTGCCGGGTCGGCCGACAACGGACAACACACTGCTCAGCGCTTCGTCAATGCCGCCATCAGGGCAGACTGGATGTCATGCGACCCGCGGTGTCCACGGAAACGAGTGATCGTGCGCGCAAAGTCGCGCAGATCGGTGCGGATAGTCGCCGAATCGACCGAGCACACGACATCGAGCAGCGGCCCGATGAGCTCGCTTGCCCGATCCGGATCGCCCAGCGCGGCATGGACAAGCGCGCGACGGGTGCCGAATCGCGCATGATCGCGGTTCGACGGCAGCGGCCGCGACATCGCCCGCTCGAAGAGCGCGGCAGCCGCGGCGAGGTTGCCAAGGTCGTACTGGCACCATGCCTCGATGAGGAGTGGGCGACCATGCAGAGCCGAGGGACCGAGGTGCGCCCCTCCTTCGAGGCGATACGCCTGTTCATACAGGCCGGCGGCCGTCTCCAGGGCGCGCATCGCACCGGTGTGGTCCAGGCCGATCGCGTACCCCTGCGCGGCGCCGAGTGCGGCCAGCCAGCGGATACGGGGATGGATGGTGCCGTCGTTCAGTACTTTCTCGGTGGGTCCGGTCGTCGCGGAGGAGTCGCCGCGGTAAAGACTTACCACCGCTCGGCGGACAAGTGCGTAGCTGGTCATGTCATCGTCGCCCGCAGCCGATGACAGCGCGACCGCATGATCGGTCCACCACAGCGATCCTCGGTCGTCACCGCCCTCCTGCGCCATCCATCCAGCGAACTCGGCGGTGCGGGCGGCGTGCCGCAGCAAGTGACGCTGATCTCGGCCCGCACTCTGCCCAGCGGCGGAGATCGCGACGTGCGCCTGGGTGATCGCCATCGGCAGCACCAAGCTGGGGCTGCTAGTGCGGCCGAGTCGTTTCGTCTCCTCGAACAACGCGGCCAGCCCGGGCAGGGTATCCGCGGACGGCGCGGCGGACCGCGGCAGTTCGGTCACCGTGGGCGTGCCGACTTCGCCGACCTCGAATGCCCCGGAGCCGTCGGACCGCAGGTGGAGATTCCATTGCAGGTACACGTTCTCGCGAGCAAGGAGGCCGGGACCGGAATCGCGCTCCGGCCGGGAAAACTCCGCAGCCAGCGCGTGCAGCTCACCCCCAGCGGACAGGACCGCATCGCACTTGCGCGACAGTTGCACGGAGGGAGTCTTGTGCCCGTTCTCGATCTTGCTCAGATGGCTCCGGCTGTAATGCACGAGCGCGGCCAACTGGCCGAGGGTCAACCCCTGCCGGAGCCGCCGTCGACGCAGCTCGCCACCGAATTCAGCTCGTGTCATGATCTTCCCCAGAACCGCCGTCTCCGGCCGCTGAACTCCCTGCACGACAACACCATCAGCTCGGACCGCGCCGCCCGGCCATACCGAGAGCGCCGCCGTCAGCAACCCTTCGGTTTCCGCGAGTGTACCGCCGAATCCTGGCCGCGGCATTGGAGACCCCCACGGATGCGGCGCTGGCGCTCGACTGAATATCCCTGTGCAAGAAAGTGATCGACCAGAATGAATACTGACTACCGAATCAAGCATCTCGAGATGCTGCAATCGATCATCGCGCGACTGAGTCAGCAGTCCTTCACCGTGCGCGGGTGGTCGGTGACCCTCGTTTCAGTGATCTTCGCACTGCTCAGCGCTCAGTCCCAGCACCGATCGGAGTTGATCCTGCTGGCCCTGGCGCCGACGTGGATCTTCTGGGGCCTCGACGGGTACTACCTGAACCTGGAACGCCGCTACCGGCGCCTGTTCGCCTCGGTGGCGCAACAGCTGCATACACCATCGGACTCCGGGCTACTCCCGTTCGATATGGTCACCGACTCCACCCACCCGCTGCGCGACCTCGTTCGAGGGGCCACTGCCCCGAGCGTCGCGGCCATCCCCGTAGTTCTCACGGCATTGATACTCGGTTACTGGACGTTCCTCGTCGTCACGGGTTGACCGACAGCCTCCTCGGCTCGCCTGGCCTGCAGCTCGTCCTCGGCGATGAGGGCTTCCAGGGCTGCGGACAAGCGGGTCAGCGTTGCTACGGTGGCGGCGAATTCGGTGGGGCCGAGGGTATCGGCGAGGCGACGGGCCATGGCGGCGTGCTGGGGGTTGATGCGGCGGATGGCGGCGTCGCCGTCCGCGGTCATCGCGACCAGTTTGGCCCGTTTGTGCGCGGGGTTGGGGCGGTATTCGCACAGGCCCTTGTCGACCAGGAGATCGGCGATCCGCTGAACGCTCTGCCGGGTGATACCCATCGCGCGGGCGATCCCGGCGACCGGTTGCGGTTGCTCCTGGATGGCGGCTATCACCTGCCACCAGGCGACCGAGATGCCGACGGGCGAGGACAGGCCGTCACCGATGGTGAGAAACTGGCCGTTGAGCCGGAAGACGGTGAGGGCGGCGGCGTCGAGCAGGTCCTGTTCTTCGTTCAAGCCCCTTGGCTCCCTGCGTATTCGGCGAGGGCGGCGTATCCGGCCGGGTCCTTCAGGGCGAACAGTTGGTACCAGGCCCCCAGGACGTGCGGCTCGTAGAGATCGAGGCGAGCGAAGATCTCTCGGGCGAATTCGAAGGGGGACATGGAATCCGCGGTGATCACGTCGCGATCGGTGACGGCAGGGGCCTCCACGTAGTGCTCCGCGCCCGAATATCCGCTGTAGACCAGGAATTCCGCCGCGTTGCTGGTGTGCGCACGGTCGTCGAGCAGCCCTTCCCTGGCGAGTCCGAAGGTGGCGCCGCAGATCGCGGCGACCGGCACACCGGCCTCGACGAACTGCCTCGCCTTGTGCGCGAAGGGAATCAGATCGTCGCCTTCCCACAGGTCGGCGCCGGGCAGGATGAGCATCGCGGAATCCGCCGGGTCGATCTCGGACAGGGCCAGATCGGGCGTCACCTTCATGCGGCCGATCGTGGTGATCGGCTCGGCGCTCAGGCCCACGTGTCGCACCTCGAAGCGGCCGGGTTCGCGCTGGAAGTCGGGGTTGGCGATGTGCGCGGTGGCCGCGCCCACCTCCCAATCGGCGAGCGTGTCGTAGACGGCTACGTGGACTGTCTTCTTCATCATGACAACATGCTGTCATAGTTGACAACATGCTGTCAATAAAGTTTTTGCTACCCGGCCGCATCCCGACATCCGTACGCTGAGTCCATTCGGTGTGCGACACAAGGAGGTTCCGCCGCGATGACCGATCCGGTGCACGGCCTGACGGGCACCATCACCTCGCCGATCCGGGCCGCGGGTGCGCTGGGCGAGGTGCTCGTCGCGATTCGCGGGGGCACGGAACTCTACATCGCGCGTGCCGACGAGCCGATCGCGGCCGGGACCACCGTGCTGATCGTGGCGGTCAACCCGGGCCGGATCGTCGATGTCGTCGTCTGGATTCCGCTCACACCGTAACCACCGCAAGAGAACTGAAGACGAGGGAGGGGCTCACATGCTGGGCTATCACGTGCCGGATCCCGACGAGGCGATGCTGGTCAGCGGCGCCAAGAGCAAGGACAACACGCCGTTCAAGGTGATCATCGGTCGCGGCACCTGGGTGATTCCGTTCTTCCGCAAGGTCAGCTACCTGTCGCTGGCCATGTTCGAGTCCGAGATCCAGGAACGTTGCGTCACCAAGCAGGCGATCCAGCTCGACGTGCGCGCGGTGATCGCGTTCAAGGTCGCCAACGACACCCAATCGATCGTCAATGCGGCACAACGGTTCCTGTCCGAGCAGGAACGTGAGATGTCGGTCCTGACGGGCCGGATCTTCTCCGGCCACCTGCGCTCGATCGTCGGCTCGATGACGGTCGAGGAGATCATCCGCGAGCGGCAGAAGCTGGCCGACGAGGTGCTGGTGGCCTCGAAGGTGGAGATGGGCAATATCGGCCTGTGGGTCGACTCCTTCCAGATCCAGTCCATCGACGACGGCAACCTCGGCTACATCAATGCCCTTGCCGCACCGCACAATGCGGCCGTACAACGCGACGCGCAGATCGCCCAGGCCCAGGCGGCCCAGCGTTCCGCCGAAGCCGAGCAGGAGTCACTGCGTCGGCAAGCCGAGTACGAGCGGGAGACCTCCCTGCTGCAGGCGCAGTACCAGCGCGACATCGACAAGGCCAATGCCGAAGCGGCACAGGCCGGTCCGCTCGCCGACGCCATCGCCCGTCAGGAAGTCCTCACCGCGCAGGCCGAGCAGGCCCGCAAGAACGCCGACCTGCGCGAACAGGAACTCCAGGCCGAAGTGGTGAAACCCGCGCAGGCCGAAGCGGAGCGCGTCCGCATTCTCGCCGAGGCCGAAGCCGCCCGCACCCGCATCCAGGCCGATGCCGCCGCCTCCAACAACCGCATCGCCCTCGACCAGCTCCTGATCGAACAGCTCCCCGAAATCGTCAAGCAGGCCTCCACCGGCCTGGCGAACGCCAACCTCACCGTCCTCAACGGACCGGACGGCGTCGGCGAACTCGTCAACGGAATGGTCGGCCAGGGGTTGACCGTCTTCAACTCCCTGCAGAAGGCGCTGTCGAACGGTGAGGTCGACAAGGTCTGAGCACGCCCTACCGGCCGTGCTCGGCTATTCGAGGATGACCAGGCCCGGCCGGTAGGTCCGCATCGCGTTCAGTACCTGCTCGAGCGGTGCGCCCAGCGTGGACCCCGCCAAGTTCGCCTGGCCGTACCCGAGCCTCCGGTTGGCCTTGGCCATCAACCGCAGCCATCGGGAACTTCGGGCGTAGAACGCATCCGGATCATGCAAGCCGAGCTGGAGGAAGCGGGCGTGGGAGAACGCTGACGTGCGCACGGTCTGAATGCGCGCGTGCGTGACCTCATCCCATCCGATCCGGCCGTATTGCCGGTGGACCAGACCGTCGTCGG
Proteins encoded in this window:
- a CDS encoding vWA domain-containing protein, coding for MNEPKATVLPVYFVADESYSMVNDVADLNTGLVTLFDTLQGESMAAAKVRFCVIGFSDDAICYLEPSDLRRVDDVPQLRARGSTSFAAAFAELSKRIPSDIKALKSEGYLVNRPAVFFLTDGAPNPGDGWESAHTQLMSFAARPNILAFGIGQADADVIRRVATNTQYAFITAAGTDTGSAISKFVTALTQSVINSGTALATGQASLQVEKPADFLCLDVDTV
- a CDS encoding helix-turn-helix transcriptional regulator, with translation MSITFDHEDELRTTPSVVPGRPALSSREIEVLLAWLASDSKVEVGQRLYISPGTVNTHLARIRDKYAAVGRPAPTKAALVVRALQDALIGIDDL
- a CDS encoding toll/interleukin-1 receptor domain-containing protein → MKIFLNYRTIDSVYAVGQISKQMARHFGRVHVFRDQDSLALGALYARRIRAALDESDVVVSVIGRHWLDARDKRGVRCIDNERDWVRMELRIAFDRGIPVVPVLLDDTLLPVPDSLPDDIRGLALSQGWCIRHQTLENDIDGLIRRLAPGAATPGSSPAPQPTATQHNSPTGRGIVVANQNGTQNVTLNNPHGS
- a CDS encoding helix-turn-helix domain-containing protein, with the translated sequence MLDSVVSIHSGRSLSCTGIFSRAPAPHPWGSPMPRPGFGGTLAETEGLLTAALSVWPGGAVRADGVVVQGVQRPETAVLGKIMTRAEFGGELRRRRLRQGLTLGQLAALVHYSRSHLSKIENGHKTPSVQLSRKCDAVLSAGGELHALAAEFSRPERDSGPGLLARENVYLQWNLHLRSDGSGAFEVGEVGTPTVTELPRSAAPSADTLPGLAALFEETKRLGRTSSPSLVLPMAITQAHVAISAAGQSAGRDQRHLLRHAARTAEFAGWMAQEGGDDRGSLWWTDHAVALSSAAGDDDMTSYALVRRAVVSLYRGDSSATTGPTEKVLNDGTIHPRIRWLAALGAAQGYAIGLDHTGAMRALETAAGLYEQAYRLEGGAHLGPSALHGRPLLIEAWCQYDLGNLAAAAALFERAMSRPLPSNRDHARFGTRRALVHAALGDPDRASELIGPLLDVVCSVDSATIRTDLRDFARTITRFRGHRGSHDIQSALMAALTKR
- a CDS encoding MarR family winged helix-turn-helix transcriptional regulator gives rise to the protein MNEEQDLLDAAALTVFRLNGQFLTIGDGLSSPVGISVAWWQVIAAIQEQPQPVAGIARAMGITRQSVQRIADLLVDKGLCEYRPNPAHKRAKLVAMTADGDAAIRRINPQHAAMARRLADTLGPTEFAATVATLTRLSAALEALIAEDELQARRAEEAVGQPVTTRNVQ
- a CDS encoding type 1 glutamine amidotransferase family protein, with protein sequence MKKTVHVAVYDTLADWEVGAATAHIANPDFQREPGRFEVRHVGLSAEPITTIGRMKVTPDLALSEIDPADSAMLILPGADLWEGDDLIPFAHKARQFVEAGVPVAAICGATFGLAREGLLDDRAHTSNAAEFLVYSGYSGAEHYVEAPAVTDRDVITADSMSPFEFAREIFARLDLYEPHVLGAWYQLFALKDPAGYAALAEYAGSQGA
- a CDS encoding SPFH domain-containing protein gives rise to the protein MLGYHVPDPDEAMLVSGAKSKDNTPFKVIIGRGTWVIPFFRKVSYLSLAMFESEIQERCVTKQAIQLDVRAVIAFKVANDTQSIVNAAQRFLSEQEREMSVLTGRIFSGHLRSIVGSMTVEEIIRERQKLADEVLVASKVEMGNIGLWVDSFQIQSIDDGNLGYINALAAPHNAAVQRDAQIAQAQAAQRSAEAEQESLRRQAEYERETSLLQAQYQRDIDKANAEAAQAGPLADAIARQEVLTAQAEQARKNADLREQELQAEVVKPAQAEAERVRILAEAEAARTRIQADAAASNNRIALDQLLIEQLPEIVKQASTGLANANLTVLNGPDGVGELVNGMVGQGLTVFNSLQKALSNGEVDKV
- a CDS encoding STM3941 family protein, translating into MSSGGVPRPATYYYPSVLYLVGMIAGAAALVAGGIWVVLSGDAPLFPLVASVLGVPFFTCAGVFLAARLILRKPELVLTDDGLVHRQYGRIGWDEVTHARIQTVRTSAFSHARFLQLGLHDPDAFYARSSRWLRLMAKANRRLGYGQANLAGSTLGAPLEQVLNAMRTYRPGLVILE